In Cryptomeria japonica chromosome 10, Sugi_1.0, whole genome shotgun sequence, a genomic segment contains:
- the LOC131858780 gene encoding uncharacterized protein LOC131858780 has translation MVDKLGLTKSTNPFPYHVSWLNKGQQTLVTDQTMIEFSLGDFKDKVLCDIVEMVACHLLLGRPWKYDMDATYSCRKNTYTIVKDGVTYTMKPLPDTKAEKEPIVIVIGEKEMVKTLKESEEESFVLVVKPKDKDEFDPIAPIPDVVKGLLDKYKEVNTSELPSTLPPLRDVCHQIDLIPGASFPNKAPYKMTPN, from the coding sequence ATGGTAGATAAACTTGGACTAACTAAATCTACTAATCCTTTTCCTTATCATGTTTCTTGGCTTAATAAGGGGCAGCAAACCCTTGTGACTGATCAAACCATGATTGAGTTCTCTTTAGGTGATTTTAAGGACAAAGTTCTATGTGATATTGTAGAGATGGTTGCTTGCCATCTTCTACTAGGGAGGCCATGGAAATATGACATGGATGCCACCTATAGTTGTAGAAAGAACACCTACACCATTGTAAAAGATGGAGTCACCTATACCATGAAACCATTGCCTGACACTAAGGCAGAGAAAGAGCCCATAGTCATAGTAATTGGTGAGAAAGAGATGGTAAAAACATTGAAAGAGTCTGAAGAAGAGAGTTTTGTTTTGGTTGTGAAACCCAAGGACAAAGATGAATTTGATCCTATAGCACCTATTCCCGATGTTGTAAAAGGTTTGCTTGACAAGTACAAGGAAGTCAACACAAGTGAGTTGCCCTCTACCCTCCCACCCTTGAGAGATGTAtgccatcaaattgatttgattccTGGTGCATCATTTCCCAACAAGGCACCATACAAGATGACACCCAATTAG